Proteins found in one Odocoileus virginianus isolate 20LAN1187 ecotype Illinois chromosome 10, Ovbor_1.2, whole genome shotgun sequence genomic segment:
- the ACCS gene encoding 1-aminocyclopropane-1-carboxylate synthase-like protein 1 isoform X2 yields MSTLPQKESRMTTACPGSDSIQGLPGNKGDGLERECSRKPDQKPLKFYGVGDPTAMFCSSSPYLSSRGSIIKWFWDSAEEGYRTYHMDEYDEDKNPSGIINLGTSENKLCFDLLSRRLSQSDMLQVEPSLLQYPDWRGHLFLREEVARFLSFYCRSPAPLKPENVVVLNGSASLFSALAMVLCEAAEAFLIPAPYYGAITQHVYLYGNVRLVYVYLDSEVTGLETRPFQLTVEKLEMALQGANSEGVKVKGLILINPQNPLGDIYSPAELQEYLEFAKRHELHVMVDEVYMLSVFEESVGYRSVLSLERLPDPQRTHVVWATSKDFGISGLRFGTLYTENQDVATAVTSLCRYHGLSGLTQYQMAQLLRDRDWINQVYLPENHARLKAAHTYVSEDLRALGIPFVSRGAGFFIWVDLRKYLPEATFEEEVRLWRRFLENKVLLSFGKAFECKEPGWFRLVFSDKTHRLRLGMQRVRQVLEGQPQVAEDAPPRQNQEP; encoded by the exons atgTCCACCCTCCCTCAGAAGGAATCCAGGATGACTACTGCCTGTCCAGGTTCAGACTCCATACAGGGCCTGCCCGGTAACAAGGGAGATGGTCTGGAAAGAGAATGCTCCAGAAAACCAGACCAGAAGCCACTGAAGTTCTATGGAGTGGGTGACCCCACGGCCATGTTCTGCTCCAGCAGCCCCTACCTGTCCTCTAGAGGCAGCATCATTAAATGGTTCTGGGATTCAGCTGAGGAGGGCTACAGGACCTACCACATGGACGAATATGATGAGGATAAGAACCCTAGT GGCATCATTAACTTGGGCACCAGTGAGAACAAACTCTGCTTTGACCTGCTGTCCAGACGG CTGAGTCAGAGCGACATGCTGCAGGTGGAGCCGTCCCTGTTGCAGTACCCTGACTGGAGGGGACATCTGTT CCTCCGGGAGGAAGTGGCCAGGTTCCTGTCTTTCTACTGCAGAAGCCCCGCACCCCTTAAACCGGAGAAC GTGGTTGTTCTGAACggctctgcctctctcttctctgctctgGCCATGGTGCTGTGTGAGGCGGCGG AGGCTTTCCTGATCCCTGCGCCTTACTATGGAGCCATCACGCAGCACGTGTATCTCTATGGCAACGTCCGACTGGTCTATGTCTATCTGGACAGTGAG GTCACTGGGCTGGAAACACGCCCCTTCCAGCTCACAGTGGAGAAGCTGGAGATGGCCCTGCAGGGAGCTAATTCTGAG GGTGTGAAGGTCAAAGGCCTCATCCTCATCAACCCCCAGAATCCTCTGGGTGACATCTACTCCCCAGCAGAGCTGCAGGAGTACCTGGAGTTTGCCAAGAG GCATGAGCTGCACGTGATGGTGGACGAGGTCTACATGCTGTCCGTGTTTGAGGAGTCCGTTGGGTACCGCAGTGTCCTGAGCCTGGAAAG GCTGCCTGACCCCCAGAGGACCCACGTGGTGTGGGCAACCAGCAAG GACTTCGGGATATCTGGGCTCCGCTTCGGCACGCTGTACACGGAAAACCAGGACGTGGCCACGGCGGTGACCTCCCTGTGTCGCTATCACGGCCTCAGTGGCCTGACCCAGTATCAGATGGCACAGCTGCTCCGGGACCGTG ACTGGATCAATCAAGTGTATCTGCCAGAAAACCACGCCCGGCTCAAGGCTGCCCACACCTATGTCTCGGAGGACCTCCGGGCCCTGGGTATCCCCTTCGTGAGCCGCGGGGCTGGCTTCTTCATCTGGGTTGACTTGAGGAAG TACCTGCCTGAGGCCACCTTTGAGGAGGAGGTGCGGCTCTGGCGTCGATTTTTGGAGAACAAGGTGCTGCTGTCCTTCGGCAAAGCCTTCGAGTGCAAAGAGCCTGGCTGGTTCCGGTTGGTCTTCTCGGACAAGACCCACCGGCTTCGCCTGG ggATGCAGAGGGTCCGACAGGTGCTTGAGGGCCAACCCCAGGTGGCAGAAGACGCCCCTCCCCGCCAGAACCAGGAGCCATGA
- the ACCS gene encoding 1-aminocyclopropane-1-carboxylate synthase-like protein 1 isoform X1, with translation MTRPGENSDTDNASPEPRVPAPPAPPRRREPRFAEQEGPAGPRARGLSAQVLALPSRSPRLQLSLPPGNQELTLPAALAVLQGPCALPPALAALSQILEAGHMSTLPQKESRMTTACPGSDSIQGLPGNKGDGLERECSRKPDQKPLKFYGVGDPTAMFCSSSPYLSSRGSIIKWFWDSAEEGYRTYHMDEYDEDKNPSGIINLGTSENKLCFDLLSRRLSQSDMLQVEPSLLQYPDWRGHLFLREEVARFLSFYCRSPAPLKPENVVVLNGSASLFSALAMVLCEAAEAFLIPAPYYGAITQHVYLYGNVRLVYVYLDSEVTGLETRPFQLTVEKLEMALQGANSEGVKVKGLILINPQNPLGDIYSPAELQEYLEFAKRHELHVMVDEVYMLSVFEESVGYRSVLSLERLPDPQRTHVVWATSKDFGISGLRFGTLYTENQDVATAVTSLCRYHGLSGLTQYQMAQLLRDRDWINQVYLPENHARLKAAHTYVSEDLRALGIPFVSRGAGFFIWVDLRKYLPEATFEEEVRLWRRFLENKVLLSFGKAFECKEPGWFRLVFSDKTHRLRLGMQRVRQVLEGQPQVAEDAPPRQNQEP, from the exons ATGACGCGTCCCGGCGAGAATTCGGACACAGACAACGCGTCCCCGGAGCCTCGGGTGCCGGCGCCTCCAGCTCCGCCAAGGAGGCGCGAACCCCGCTTTGCAGAGCAGGAGGGGCCCGCGGGGCCTCGGGCTCGAGGTCTCTCTGCACAAGTCCTGGCCCTTCCGTCTCGCAGCCCTCGGCTCCAACTCTCACTTCCTCCCggaaaccaggagctgactcttCCCGCGGCGCTTGCTGTCCTGCAGGGGCCTTGCGCTCTGCCACCCGCCCTAGCCGCCCTCTCGCAGATCTTGGAGGCCGGCCAC atgTCCACCCTCCCTCAGAAGGAATCCAGGATGACTACTGCCTGTCCAGGTTCAGACTCCATACAGGGCCTGCCCGGTAACAAGGGAGATGGTCTGGAAAGAGAATGCTCCAGAAAACCAGACCAGAAGCCACTGAAGTTCTATGGAGTGGGTGACCCCACGGCCATGTTCTGCTCCAGCAGCCCCTACCTGTCCTCTAGAGGCAGCATCATTAAATGGTTCTGGGATTCAGCTGAGGAGGGCTACAGGACCTACCACATGGACGAATATGATGAGGATAAGAACCCTAGT GGCATCATTAACTTGGGCACCAGTGAGAACAAACTCTGCTTTGACCTGCTGTCCAGACGG CTGAGTCAGAGCGACATGCTGCAGGTGGAGCCGTCCCTGTTGCAGTACCCTGACTGGAGGGGACATCTGTT CCTCCGGGAGGAAGTGGCCAGGTTCCTGTCTTTCTACTGCAGAAGCCCCGCACCCCTTAAACCGGAGAAC GTGGTTGTTCTGAACggctctgcctctctcttctctgctctgGCCATGGTGCTGTGTGAGGCGGCGG AGGCTTTCCTGATCCCTGCGCCTTACTATGGAGCCATCACGCAGCACGTGTATCTCTATGGCAACGTCCGACTGGTCTATGTCTATCTGGACAGTGAG GTCACTGGGCTGGAAACACGCCCCTTCCAGCTCACAGTGGAGAAGCTGGAGATGGCCCTGCAGGGAGCTAATTCTGAG GGTGTGAAGGTCAAAGGCCTCATCCTCATCAACCCCCAGAATCCTCTGGGTGACATCTACTCCCCAGCAGAGCTGCAGGAGTACCTGGAGTTTGCCAAGAG GCATGAGCTGCACGTGATGGTGGACGAGGTCTACATGCTGTCCGTGTTTGAGGAGTCCGTTGGGTACCGCAGTGTCCTGAGCCTGGAAAG GCTGCCTGACCCCCAGAGGACCCACGTGGTGTGGGCAACCAGCAAG GACTTCGGGATATCTGGGCTCCGCTTCGGCACGCTGTACACGGAAAACCAGGACGTGGCCACGGCGGTGACCTCCCTGTGTCGCTATCACGGCCTCAGTGGCCTGACCCAGTATCAGATGGCACAGCTGCTCCGGGACCGTG ACTGGATCAATCAAGTGTATCTGCCAGAAAACCACGCCCGGCTCAAGGCTGCCCACACCTATGTCTCGGAGGACCTCCGGGCCCTGGGTATCCCCTTCGTGAGCCGCGGGGCTGGCTTCTTCATCTGGGTTGACTTGAGGAAG TACCTGCCTGAGGCCACCTTTGAGGAGGAGGTGCGGCTCTGGCGTCGATTTTTGGAGAACAAGGTGCTGCTGTCCTTCGGCAAAGCCTTCGAGTGCAAAGAGCCTGGCTGGTTCCGGTTGGTCTTCTCGGACAAGACCCACCGGCTTCGCCTGG ggATGCAGAGGGTCCGACAGGTGCTTGAGGGCCAACCCCAGGTGGCAGAAGACGCCCCTCCCCGCCAGAACCAGGAGCCATGA